From one Asterias amurensis chromosome 10, ASM3211899v1 genomic stretch:
- the LOC139942586 gene encoding uncharacterized protein, translating into MAEAALHTETTCKIRHVHIECPICLARFIDPKILDCQHSFCLKCLQELVDKQDPKTDFITCPVCREKTSIPDKGPSALLNCFLLSSLIDDVINPDGPGEDIRPNPLVSICEGCDEGLEAVSRCIDCDAKCCKICLEYHAKIKLNRHHRVVNAAGSSNEGSRDQKQTCSPKCRKHTDQELCFYCETCDLLVCPKCAVLDHRSSDHNLSEINDSIRSYRLAVEEALMKFDECRKQFQKVDNSIKHSQHRLQLMVDRALRDIVAKEKEEVAKIRKASRLFQDRITQIGQERGEEFGSIQISNSDKMSRAEQIVASVNDLMQHADDFELMDLKPKVMHNLTFHNELKFQTVQHSKSFIGFKGHDVVTDADIGEILDEEKWELKTEFSDDETVDGEFKGTANAACFSNGDIVVADALRHVLLTFTSEGNFKSKGVQSRTQDGQLEDPAGVAVTFDDLLLVPDGQDVKVYDSELRYIRQFRPSRNQVEGQSKSLLAGIAVDKKDRIALYDCERKVISLHNKDGSTISTIHHDAIGDIGSPSFLSVNSKERLIFTNPYEMKLVCLDFMGNEVFNISISYDGKPVKPNGVCCDDAGDIYVSILDDTEGTGEIHHYDASGGHIGCVGRGLLFPIGMTFSPTGGLIVADKHSVKILHRV; encoded by the coding sequence atggccgaagctgctcttcacactgagaccacttgcaagattagacatgtacacatcgaatgcccaatctgcTTGGCTCGGTTCATcgatccgaaaatcctggactgCCAGCACAGCTTCTGCctaaaatgtcttcaggaacttgTAGACAAACAGGATCCAAAGACGGACTTCATCACTTGCCCAGTGTGTAGAGAGAAAACTTCAATCCCAGATAAGGGACCATCGGCTCTTCTCAACTGCTTTCtcttgagctcgcttattgatgacgtcatcaatccgGATGGTCCCGGAGAGGACATTAGGCCTAACCCTCTTGTATCGATttgcgaaggatgcgacgaaggtcttgaaGCCGTCTCACGGTGTATTGACTGTGATGCGAAATGTTGCAAGATTTGTTTGGAATACCAcgccaaaataaaattgaacaggCATCATCGAGTCGTTAATGCAGCCGGGTCGTCAAATGAAGGATCCAGAGACCAGAAACAAACTTGCTCTCCAAAATGCCggaaacacactgaccaggaactTTGTTTTTACTGTGAAACGTGTGATTTACTCGTGTGTCCTAAATGTGCGGTGCTCGATCACCGATCGTCAGACCACAACCTTTCTGAAATCAATGATTCCATTCGATCGTATCGTCTAGCTGTTGAAGAGGCTTTGATGAAGTTTGATGAATGTCGCAagcaatttcaaaaagtggatAACTCTATCAAACACTCACAGCATAGATTACAGCTCATGGTCGACCGGGCTCTTCGAGATATTGTGGCCAAGGAGAAAGAGGAAGTTGCAAAAATCAGGAAAGCATCTCGCCTCTTTCAAGACAGAATAACTcaaatcggtcaagaaagaggTGAGGAATTTGGCAGCATACAGATCAGCAATAGCGAtaagatgagccgtgcagagcagatcgtagcttcagtcaacGACTTGATGCAACATGCTGATGACTTTGAGCTGATGGACCTCAAGCCAAAGGTTATGCACAACTTGACATTCCACAATGAGCTcaagtttcaaacagtgcagcatagcaagtcattcatcgggttcaaaggtcatgatgtcGTCACTGATGCGGATATCGGTGAAATACTAGATGAAGAGAAGTGGGAGTTGAAGACAGAGTTTAGTGATGACGAGACAGTTGATGGGGAGTTCAAAGGGACAGCGAATGCTGCTTGTTTTAGCAACGGTGACATTGTCGTTGCTGATGCACTAAGACATGTATTGCTCACATTTACATCCGAGGGTAATTTCAAATCTAAAGGTGTGCAAAGTAGAACACAAGATGGACAGCTAGAAGACCCTGCCGGCGTTGCGGTGACCTTtgatgacctgcttctggttcctgacggacaggatgtaaaggtttatgatagCGAACTGCGATATATTCGACAGTTCAGACCCTCACGGAATCAAGTCGAGGGGCAGTCAAAGAGTTTACTCGCTGGTATTGCTGTTGACAAGAAAGATCGTATTGCATTGTATGACTGTGAGAGAAAGGTAATATCTCTTCATAACAAGGATGGATCCACcatttccacaatacatcatgatGCTATTGGCGACATCGGCAGTCCAAGCTTTCTATCTGTTAACAGCAAGGAACGACTGATCTTTACAAACCCCTATGAGATGAAACTAGTTTGTctggatttcatgggaaacgaggtTTTCAATATCAGCATCTCGTATGACGGCAAACCTGTAAAGCCTAATGGAGTGTGTTGTGATGATGCTGGGGATATATATGTATCTATTCTTGACGATACGGAGGGAACCGGTGAGATACATCACTACGACGCATCAGGTGGGCACATCGGCTGTGTAGGTCGTGGCTTGCTCTTTCCTATAGGTATGACTTTTTCTCCGACCGGTGGCCTCATCGTGGCTGATAAACACTCGGTTAAGATCTTGCATCGCGTGTGA